The window GCTCGGAAGCAGGGGCGTGTGTCAAAAGCACATCAGCCTCGCCTTTTTTGCCCATTTCAAGCGCCTGGCCAGTTCCGACAGCAATTGTTTTGATCTTGGCATTATACTTTTTTTCAAAAATCGGCAGTAGCTCGTCAAGAAGCCCGCTGTCCTGCGTGCTGGTTGTTGTAGCAAGAATCAAATCCTGTGGTTCTGCTTTCTTTTCTGGTTCCTTCTTGGCACCTGCTGTTTCATCCGAGTTGCCGCATGCTGCCAGAACGAGCAGCAAGAGCGCCACGATGATGTGTAAATAACGATTTTTAAGCATTTATTGATTCCTCCTGTTGTTTCGTTTGGAATACAATGCTGCCGAGTTCTGCGATGTCATAGCCCTCCAGATTGGAAAGGCTGTTTTTAAATTCTTCGCTTTGTAAAAAAGCAACGAGTTTCGCAAGCGTTTCGCGGTTTTCTCCGGTCCACCGGAATACAAGGTCGAACTGTTCCTTGGCAACCGGGATGAAGTCAAGGCCAAGGTGGCTTGCGGCCGAGCGGATTCCAAACGCAACATCGGCAGAGCCGCGGGCAATATGGGAGGCAGTCGACAGGTGTGTCCATTCCTCTGTATCGTAGCCGTTGATGTCCGACGGACTGATTCCTGCCGCCATCAGCTTTGAATCGAGCAGAAACCGTGTCCCTGAGCCCTTTTGCCGGTTGATGAACTTGATATCCTTGCGGGTCAGGTCTCCGAAATCCTTAATCTCTTTCGGATTTCCTTTCGCAACGATAAAGCCCTGCTCCCGCGCGGCAAAGCGCATCACGCTGATTGTTTCATAGACGAACAGTTGGTGTATGAACGGCAGGTTATACTCGTGGGACATCGGGTCGAGCAAGTGCATCGCGGCAATGTCTGCCTGGCCGCGGTAGAGCATCATCAGGCCCTCAAGGCTGCCGATATAGGTAGGCTGGACCTGGACGCCGAGCGTGGTTGATGCTTCTTTGACCAGATGCTCAACGAGAAAGTCATGGCTTCCAGCAAGCCGAGTCTGGATGTGCTGGGTTACGGCAGGCCGAGTTGTTTCCTGGACCGGCTTTCGGGCTGGCGCCTTCATACTCTCCTTGTAGCGCTCGATCTCGTCATGTTCAATCCGCATTTTATTGCCGATCTTGAACGCCTGCAGTTCGCCGCGCTTGATGAGCTCGTACACAGTGTGCTTCGATATTTGAAAAATTTGGGCCACTTCATCCGGCGTATACGCTTTTATCTCCACGGAAGAAGCCTCCTTCGGGTAGGTTATTTGTCGTCCACTTATTAATAGTTTCATAGTAAACGATTTCAAAATAAAGTGGAAGTGAGTTTTGTTACATTTTGTTGACTTTTATTTAGTTTCGTTAAGTTTTGTTTGGTTTTGTTAGGTTGGAATTAATTTGAAATTTGTGAAAGGAATTCATATGGGAAGAGAGAATTATTATGATAGCAGCGCAAGTATTTTATTGGATAAATAGTCCTAGCTGAACTGGCTATTAATCTAAAAAGAGTATGTTATAGGATTAATTCACTTCTGCGAACTGCCTATTAATCTAATAAAGGTATGTTATTGGATTAATTCGCGTCTTCGAACTGCCTATTAATCTAAAAAGGGTATGGTATTGGATTAATTCCCGTTCCTGAACGGTCAATTATTCAGGTATACGATTGCTTCGCACTGAGCCAAAAGGTTGGGAGGAAAGATAATATGAAGAAACTGCTCGTGTTGGTTATGATGGCTGTGATGACTGGCTGTTCGTCGGCGAATCTTCACGATGCAATTGGAGATTCTGGGCACGAAGGTGTTAAAGTGTTGTACCAGGATGACGAGAACCAAATTGTTATTTTTGCAAGTGATGATTTTAAAGGTTAAAAGTTGATCATTCTCAATACATTTTCTAAATCAAACGGACGGTATAAATATGAAGGCAATGGCGAGTATGCCCAAAATGCTGAGGACGAAATAGGTTATGAATTTATAACTATTAGCAAGCCAGGAAATCTGGAAGACTCGTACCTTTGGGGCTGGATCAATATTCAGGAGGTAGAGAGTGTCTACTACTCCCTGAAAGGCGAAGAAGGGGAGAGGCTGTATGAGTCTGAAATTATGCTGAACGACAAGAATGTATTTATTGATAGAATTCCTCCGGAGGGTTACGCGAATGATGCCAGTTTAGAGTACAAGTATTTGGACGGTGAGGGAAACGTGGTATTGGAGCACGTTCCCGAGGAGTAGATTTGTGGCGTTTGCATCGGGATAGCGAGGGGAGACTTGAGGGCGTCGACCCCTTTTTCCAAAAATGGCCTTCACACAATGTCCACAAACGTCACGGTTTGTTCAACGTTACACAGATGGTTTTTACTTTAAAATGGAAGGTAGTATGAAAATCGTTTATAGAGGAAGGGATGTTTTTATGGCAAAGCTTCTTTATGTTACTGCGACTCCGAAACCGGACAGTAAGTTTTCGAAAGGGATGCAGCTTGGGGATGCGTTTATTGAGGCGTTCAAGCAGGAGCAGCCTGATGTTGAAGTGACTCATATGCACCTTTATGATATGGATATTCCGGTTATTGATATGGATATGCTTTATGCCCGGGCGAAGTTGAGCTTTATGGGCAAGCAATTTGAGGATCTTTCGGAAGGCGAGCAGAAGCAGATTTCCGAGATGCATGCTCTTGCTGACCGGTTTATCGACCATGATTACTATGTATTTGTTTCGCCGATCTGGAATCTTGGTTCGCCTGCGATTCTGAAGTCGTTTATGGATAACCTGTTTATCGCTGGAAAGACGTTCGATCCGGATCCAGGCAATCGCCATGGCTTGTTGACTGGCCGTAAAGCGATCCACCTGCAGACCCGCGGCGGCATTTATTCTGAAGGCCCGTTGAAGGATTTCAATTTCGGCGACCAGTATTTGACTACCGCGCTTGGATTTCTTGGGATGGAGGTCCTGCCGACTGTTTATGCAGAGGGCGTTGACCACTTCCCGAAAGAAGTGCCAGCGATTATGGCAGCGGCTAAGGAAAAGGCTGCAGCAGCGGCGCGTGAGATGGCCCGGACCAAGGTCGCAGCTAAATAATTAATTGAATACACTTAAGCAAAAAGGCTCCCTCTGGTTAGATTCCATAGGGAGTTTTTTTGGTAGGAAGAAGGGGTTTGGTTATGGAGAGAATTATGAAATTCTTTATGCCTCTTGGGATGGTTGGCGTGGCTTTTTATTTGCTGCATACTATTTTGGGGAACCTCTTGTGGCCGGAGTATAACCCGATTACGACGGATATAAGTTCACTAACTGCGGACGGGGCACCTGATGCGGAGCTGCTTAGGATATTTGGAATGGTGTACGGAATTTGCATGATGTTAATGGCGAGTGCGCTGATTTTTAAAGCATTCCGGGAATACCATGGTCTTTTAAAAGCAGGCTATATCATTTTACTGATCATGCAAGTTGTTTCGTTTATCGGGTATCGGTTGTTTCCGTTAACGGGCGACAAAACTGACATGAGTTTTCAAAATGTCATGCATTTGGTTGTCACCCTTATCGTCGTTTTCACTACCATTGCTGCCTCATTTTGTCTGGCATTGGGGTTTTTGAAGCAGGAAAAGATGGTCCGGTTGGGGAAGCTGAGTCTTAGTTTTGCGATTCTCATTACGTTGTTTGGGGTTTTGAATCCTATTTCAATGAATCTGGGGCTCGACATCCTCGGTTTGACGGAGCGATTGGTCATCTATACGATCCAGGCATTTATGTTTTTCTTGTCTTTTTACTATACTTTTCTTGAAAAAAACGCGGTTCAGGATTGATTTCCTGTACCGCGTTTTTGTGTTAAAACTTGCCTGTGAACTGGAATGCGAGAACCACTGCGCCAAGTATCCACACGTAGATTGCGAATGGCTTTAGGGAGTGGTTTTTTAGGTAGCCGATCATCCATTTCACGGCGATATAGCCGAAGGTCGCGGATGAAATGATTCCAACGATTAGCGCCGACAAGGAAATTTGCTCGCCGCCGCCTTCCATCAGGTCCAGCGACTGCAGCAATACAGCGCCGACGATTGCAGGTGTTGAGAGCAGGAAGGAGAAGTAGGCCGCCGTTTCGCGGTCGAGCTTTCGCCAGAGGGCGGCGACAATCGTGAATCCGGAACGGGAAATGGCCGGCATGATTGCGGCTGCCTGGAAAAGTCCGATAATGAATGAATCCTTGTAGGAGATGTCCTCCATTTTCTTGTGGCCGTTTTTGATTGAATCGGCCATCCACAAAAATACCCCCGTAATCAGGAATTCCCAGCCTATGGTCGAGCCGGTCTTCGAAATTTCATCAATATAATCTTTCAGTGTCAATCCAAAGACTACGGCGGGAATGGTTCCGACCACCAGCAGCCAGGTCAGCTTCCCAAATGGGTTTTTGAGGATTTTTAAAAACTCATGCCGGTAGAATACGAAAACGGCGGCCAGGGTTCCAACGTGCAGCATCGTATCGAGCAGCAGGCCCGCTTCCTGCAGCCCGAATAAGTTACGGCCTAGATACAGGTGTCCGGTCGAGCTGATTGGAAGGAACTCGGTCAAGCCTTGAATCAGCCCAAGGATAAACGCTTCAATTTTTGATAGCATAACGTACCTCCAAGTAGTAATGTTCGAAAAGTAGTCCATTATGATAGACGCTTGGGGCGAGACATGCCCCTACATATGTATGTTAAAAAAACTATAAATAGTTCGGGTGAATAGCATTTTGGTGGAAACACTAACAGTGAATTTCCAATACGCACCATTTTATTGTAGTGGGCGGGATTTCAAAGCGTCAAGGATAATTATTGGCAAATGGAGGGTAAAATGAAATTTCATCAGGGGCGGACTTTTCTGATAACTGCTGAATGGTGATTGTGTGAACCATAAATGCAAGGAATTTCATTTTCCATAAGTGTTGCTGCATGGCGGTTAAACATACCAATCTTTCCTCA is drawn from Bacillus sp. FJAT-18017 and contains these coding sequences:
- a CDS encoding undecaprenyl-diphosphate phosphatase, with the protein product MLSKIEAFILGLIQGLTEFLPISSTGHLYLGRNLFGLQEAGLLLDTMLHVGTLAAVFVFYRHEFLKILKNPFGKLTWLLVVGTIPAVVFGLTLKDYIDEISKTGSTIGWEFLITGVFLWMADSIKNGHKKMEDISYKDSFIIGLFQAAAIMPAISRSGFTIVAALWRKLDRETAAYFSFLLSTPAIVGAVLLQSLDLMEGGGEQISLSALIVGIISSATFGYIAVKWMIGYLKNHSLKPFAIYVWILGAVVLAFQFTGKF
- a CDS encoding substrate-binding domain-containing protein; amino-acid sequence: MKLLISGRQITYPKEASSVEIKAYTPDEVAQIFQISKHTVYELIKRGELQAFKIGNKMRIEHDEIERYKESMKAPARKPVQETTRPAVTQHIQTRLAGSHDFLVEHLVKEASTTLGVQVQPTYIGSLEGLMMLYRGQADIAAMHLLDPMSHEYNLPFIHQLFVYETISVMRFAAREQGFIVAKGNPKEIKDFGDLTRKDIKFINRQKGSGTRFLLDSKLMAAGISPSDINGYDTEEWTHLSTASHIARGSADVAFGIRSAASHLGLDFIPVAKEQFDLVFRWTGENRETLAKLVAFLQSEEFKNSLSNLEGYDIAELGSIVFQTKQQEESINA
- a CDS encoding FMN-dependent NADH-azoreductase, whose protein sequence is MAKLLYVTATPKPDSKFSKGMQLGDAFIEAFKQEQPDVEVTHMHLYDMDIPVIDMDMLYARAKLSFMGKQFEDLSEGEQKQISEMHALADRFIDHDYYVFVSPIWNLGSPAILKSFMDNLFIAGKTFDPDPGNRHGLLTGRKAIHLQTRGGIYSEGPLKDFNFGDQYLTTALGFLGMEVLPTVYAEGVDHFPKEVPAIMAAAKEKAAAAAREMARTKVAAK
- a CDS encoding DUF998 domain-containing protein — its product is MERIMKFFMPLGMVGVAFYLLHTILGNLLWPEYNPITTDISSLTADGAPDAELLRIFGMVYGICMMLMASALIFKAFREYHGLLKAGYIILLIMQVVSFIGYRLFPLTGDKTDMSFQNVMHLVVTLIVVFTTIAASFCLALGFLKQEKMVRLGKLSLSFAILITLFGVLNPISMNLGLDILGLTERLVIYTIQAFMFFLSFYYTFLEKNAVQD